In Mucilaginibacter celer, one DNA window encodes the following:
- a CDS encoding DNA-directed RNA polymerase subunit omega: MTANNSNKPAPASSTVTRDLRELDTKTENIYESLVIMSKRANQISNNIKEELHQKLSEFASSNDNLEEVFENREQIEISKYYEKLPKPSLVAVQEFLDGKVYYRNPTKEA, translated from the coding sequence ATGACAGCTAACAACAGTAATAAACCAGCACCTGCAAGCAGCACAGTAACCCGCGATTTACGCGAGCTGGATACTAAAACAGAGAACATCTATGAGTCGCTTGTGATCATGTCAAAAAGGGCGAACCAGATCTCGAACAACATTAAAGAAGAGTTGCACCAGAAACTTTCTGAGTTTGCTTCATCAAATGATAACCTTGAAGAAGTGTTTGAAAACCGTGAGCAAATTGAGATTTCTAAATACTACGAAAAACTGCCTAAACCATCGTTGGTTGCAGTACAGGAGTTTTTAGATGGTAAGGTTTACTACCGCAACCCAACTAAAGAAGCGTAA
- a CDS encoding glycosyltransferase yields the protein MNILIVNNTQIPATKYGGTERIIWWLGRELNRLGHQITYLVGEGSSCPFAKVLIYDPNKDLNQQVPDDIDVVHFQFQVQDFTKKPYIITVHNNPGVAQLDVNSVFVSSNHAQRHGAQVFVHNAIDTADYPKPDLNKKRTHTHFLAKAAWRVKNVKGAIDVATASGNKLVVLGGTRLNLKMGLRFTPNLNVRFKGMVGDEAKSIVMNSSKALLFPVLWHEPFGIAIIESLYFGCPVFGTPYGSLPELVTVEAGFLSASKSELADALKNEASFNKQYCHQYAADNFNIKQMTTAYIALYQKVLNGENLNPVKPALIDTAQPKYLPWNN from the coding sequence ATGAACATCCTCATCGTAAACAACACCCAAATCCCCGCCACCAAATATGGCGGTACCGAACGCATCATCTGGTGGCTCGGTCGTGAGTTAAACAGGCTTGGTCATCAAATCACTTACCTGGTAGGGGAGGGATCAAGTTGCCCGTTTGCTAAAGTGCTGATCTATGATCCCAATAAAGATTTAAACCAGCAGGTGCCCGATGATATCGATGTGGTTCATTTCCAATTCCAGGTACAAGATTTTACTAAAAAGCCTTATATCATCACCGTACACAATAACCCGGGTGTTGCCCAATTGGATGTTAACTCGGTTTTTGTATCTTCCAATCATGCGCAGCGGCATGGTGCGCAGGTGTTTGTACATAATGCCATTGATACGGCCGATTATCCCAAACCCGATCTTAATAAAAAACGTACCCACACCCACTTTTTAGCCAAGGCTGCCTGGCGCGTTAAAAATGTAAAAGGTGCTATTGATGTAGCTACAGCCAGCGGCAACAAACTGGTTGTACTTGGCGGCACAAGGCTTAACCTTAAAATGGGCTTGCGTTTTACACCTAATTTAAATGTAAGGTTTAAAGGTATGGTGGGCGATGAGGCAAAGTCGATAGTAATGAATAGCTCAAAGGCTTTACTGTTTCCGGTATTATGGCATGAGCCTTTCGGGATAGCCATTATTGAAAGCCTGTATTTCGGCTGCCCGGTTTTTGGTACGCCTTATGGCTCATTGCCCGAGTTGGTTACTGTAGAGGCCGGCTTTTTATCTGCAAGCAAATCAGAACTGGCTGATGCCCTGAAAAATGAAGCATCATTTAACAAACAATATTGCCATCAATACGCCGCCGATAATTTCAACATCAAACAAATGACAACAGCATACATTGCACTGTATCAAAAAGTATTGAACGGCGAAAACTTAAACCCGGTTAAGCCGGCTCTCATTGACACTGCCCAGCCAAAATACCTGCCATGGAATAATTAA
- a CDS encoding AAA family ATPase, with translation MDHTSEKPLFIEMIRSSVQEAAAKSLPKGKLIMSDPDAVCELFDIYPANVWMEMETEHDTPQTLFGNFWLEGELCILFADTNMGKSLLAVQMADSISRGQAISPFALGAGASPVLYIDFELTGKQFEQRYTEGGIRYQFANSFYRGEYNQFNRAAEGYQSFDQHVIQALTRAIKRTDARVLIIDNITCLRSGTESAGGALPLMKELKKLKTRHGISILVLAHTPKRNPRQPLSRNDLHGSKMLINFCDSAFAMGESHSTPGYRYLKQIKQRSTAETYGADNVCVARLERQHGFLKFVFTGNDYESQHLRTPTKKEREQLRREAIILSNEGLSQRDVAERLNIGVGSVNRMLNGNL, from the coding sequence ATGGACCATACTTCCGAAAAACCTTTGTTTATTGAGATGATCCGCTCGTCGGTGCAGGAGGCGGCGGCTAAGAGTTTGCCTAAGGGCAAGCTTATTATGAGCGACCCGGATGCTGTTTGCGAGCTGTTTGATATTTACCCGGCCAATGTTTGGATGGAGATGGAAACCGAACATGATACGCCGCAAACGCTTTTCGGCAATTTTTGGCTGGAGGGCGAGCTTTGTATCCTGTTTGCCGATACCAATATGGGCAAAAGCCTGCTCGCCGTACAAATGGCCGATAGTATTTCGCGGGGGCAGGCTATCAGTCCGTTTGCGCTGGGGGCCGGGGCCTCGCCGGTTTTGTATATCGATTTTGAGCTTACCGGCAAGCAGTTTGAACAGCGCTATACCGAAGGCGGAATCCGCTACCAGTTTGCCAACAGCTTTTACCGCGGCGAATACAACCAGTTTAACCGCGCGGCCGAAGGCTACCAAAGTTTTGATCAGCACGTGATCCAGGCGCTTACGCGGGCCATTAAACGTACCGATGCCCGGGTGCTGATTATTGATAATATTACCTGCCTGCGCAGCGGTACCGAAAGTGCCGGCGGCGCCCTCCCGCTGATGAAAGAACTGAAAAAACTGAAAACCCGCCACGGCATCAGCATCCTGGTGCTGGCCCATACCCCCAAGCGTAACCCGCGCCAGCCCCTAAGCCGCAATGATTTGCACGGCAGTAAAATGCTCATCAATTTTTGCGACAGCGCTTTTGCCATGGGCGAGAGCCACTCAACCCCCGGCTACCGTTATTTAAAGCAAATAAAACAGCGCAGCACCGCCGAAACCTACGGGGCCGACAATGTTTGCGTGGCCCGCCTCGAAAGGCAGCACGGCTTTTTAAAGTTTGTTTTTACCGGTAATGATTATGAAAGCCAGCACCTGCGCACCCCCACCAAAAAAGAGCGCGAGCAACTGCGCCGCGAAGCTATCATCCTCAGCAACGAGGGCCTGAGCCAGCGCGATGTGGCCGAACGCCTTAACATAGGCGTAGGCAGCGTAAACCGGATGCTGAACGGCAATCTTTAA
- a CDS encoding ArnT family glycosyltransferase has product MLLAIAVNIAGIGIKFFTDDPALYSALARTMAQSNNFTDLLYHGADWLDKPHFPFWVIAVSFKIFGVNTIAYKLPALLFFFMAVVYTYKLAKKFYGDETAIVAILILLTVQHAVMSNTDVRAEPYIMGLLMGAVYHYYKVKENPRFVDILLASLFTACAVMTKGIYLLIPIGASIIGDYLFKKNIKGLFHWKWLLSFVLVIVFITPELYSVYTQFDLHPEKVVFGRKGISGIHWFLWDSQFGRFNNNGYIQNTHGDKLFFVHTLLWAFAPWAIILFYALYTTIRKMVKGIAQPEYLCISGGVLMLLIFSASKFQLPFYTNILFPFFAIITAVFIVSLKAGGEFTFFKVTQYILSGLLVTAVVALNFIFAPGYWPVFIVLLAVLIILTVYIVKQKETSWQPLFLFTCAVAIFVNAYLITVAYPVIVSYRGDISAAEYLNQNYPNQKVSAAVLSNTFDFYYKGAVTYTDIDYILKTDSLKKQIIVADEKTVAGLKEKGIAYTTIKAFEDYPKENLSLPFIIKRKRPGTLDHFYLIRLVNN; this is encoded by the coding sequence TTGCTGTTAGCCATCGCAGTTAATATAGCAGGTATCGGCATCAAATTTTTTACTGATGATCCGGCGCTGTATTCGGCCCTGGCCCGTACCATGGCCCAAAGCAACAACTTTACCGATTTACTGTACCACGGCGCTGATTGGTTGGATAAACCGCATTTTCCATTCTGGGTTATTGCCGTCAGTTTTAAAATATTCGGTGTAAACACTATTGCTTATAAATTGCCGGCGCTGCTGTTCTTTTTCATGGCGGTGGTATACACCTATAAATTAGCCAAAAAGTTTTATGGTGATGAAACAGCTATTGTAGCTATCCTGATATTGCTTACTGTCCAGCATGCCGTAATGTCGAACACGGATGTACGTGCCGAACCTTATATTATGGGCCTGCTGATGGGTGCCGTTTACCATTATTATAAGGTAAAGGAAAATCCCCGTTTTGTTGATATCCTTTTAGCCTCGTTATTTACAGCCTGCGCGGTGATGACCAAAGGCATCTACCTGCTTATCCCCATTGGCGCATCCATCATTGGCGACTACCTTTTCAAAAAAAACATCAAAGGCCTGTTCCATTGGAAATGGCTGTTATCTTTTGTTTTGGTGATCGTATTTATCACCCCCGAACTCTATTCGGTTTATACCCAGTTCGATCTTCACCCCGAAAAAGTGGTGTTTGGCCGCAAAGGTATTTCGGGCATCCACTGGTTTTTGTGGGATAGCCAGTTTGGGCGCTTTAATAATAACGGTTACATCCAGAATACCCATGGCGATAAGCTGTTTTTTGTACATACCCTGCTTTGGGCTTTTGCACCCTGGGCAATCATCCTGTTTTATGCACTTTATACCACCATCCGGAAAATGGTAAAGGGCATCGCCCAGCCCGAGTATTTATGCATATCTGGCGGAGTGTTAATGCTGCTCATCTTTTCGGCATCCAAATTTCAGCTGCCGTTTTATACCAATATCCTGTTTCCGTTTTTTGCTATCATCACGGCTGTATTCATAGTATCATTAAAAGCAGGTGGCGAGTTTACCTTTTTCAAGGTTACACAATATATACTCAGCGGTTTACTTGTTACAGCGGTTGTCGCGCTAAATTTCATTTTCGCGCCCGGCTACTGGCCCGTTTTTATTGTTTTGTTAGCGGTTTTGATAATATTGACTGTTTATATCGTAAAACAAAAAGAAACAAGCTGGCAGCCGTTATTTCTGTTCACATGCGCAGTAGCCATTTTTGTAAACGCGTATTTGATTACCGTAGCCTATCCGGTAATCGTTAGCTACCGGGGCGATATCTCCGCAGCCGAATACCTCAACCAAAACTATCCCAACCAAAAAGTTAGCGCGGCAGTATTATCCAACACTTTTGATTTTTATTATAAGGGAGCAGTCACGTATACTGATATAGATTACATCCTGAAAACGGATTCACTGAAAAAGCAAATAATTGTTGCCGATGAAAAGACAGTAGCAGGCTTAAAAGAAAAAGGGATAGCTTATACCACCATCAAAGCATTTGAAGATTATCCGAAAGAGAACCTCAGCCTGCCGTTTATCATCAAACGGAAGAGACCCGGTACTTTAGATCATTTTTACCTGATCAGATTAGTGAATAATTAA
- a CDS encoding outer membrane protein assembly factor BamD has translation MFKKQLTLLASVLAIVIITLGSCKSKYEKLRASNDYAKKYQEAIKYYNKKDYNKALGLFEVLVERYRGREGAEDLFYYYAFTYYKQKDYTSARYHFKTFADTYPSSPRAEECRFFSAYCYYLDSPIFSLDQDNTLKAIDALQLFINLYPKSDRVAEASKLIQNLRDKLETKAYANAKLYLTISDYQSAVIAFNNALRDYPDTKYGEEMEYLIVKAQYEYASHSLEIKQEDRFNQAIAYADQFAEKYPNSKYLRETQGYVKDSQQGIKQAQRVIAEAMNNGKVAKKLAKKDTVTTASPSEKNQPQKIPY, from the coding sequence ATGTTTAAAAAGCAACTAACGTTATTAGCCAGTGTTTTAGCTATCGTAATTATTACGCTTGGCAGTTGTAAAAGCAAATACGAAAAACTAAGGGCAAGTAACGATTACGCCAAAAAATACCAGGAGGCTATTAAGTACTATAATAAAAAGGACTATAACAAAGCCTTAGGTTTGTTTGAGGTGCTTGTTGAACGTTACCGCGGCCGTGAAGGTGCCGAGGATTTGTTTTACTACTACGCCTTTACTTATTACAAGCAAAAAGACTACACTTCGGCACGATACCACTTTAAAACATTTGCTGATACTTACCCATCGAGCCCAAGGGCCGAGGAGTGCCGCTTTTTTTCGGCGTATTGCTACTATCTCGATTCACCTATTTTCTCGCTTGATCAGGATAACACTTTAAAGGCTATTGATGCTTTGCAGTTGTTTATTAACCTGTACCCTAAAAGCGACCGTGTTGCCGAGGCCAGCAAACTGATCCAAAACCTGCGCGATAAGCTGGAAACCAAAGCCTATGCCAATGCCAAGCTTTATTTAACCATCAGCGATTATCAATCGGCAGTTATTGCTTTTAATAATGCCCTGCGCGATTACCCGGATACCAAATACGGCGAGGAAATGGAATACCTTATTGTTAAAGCACAGTACGAGTATGCCTCACACAGCCTGGAAATTAAACAGGAAGACCGCTTTAACCAGGCTATAGCTTATGCCGACCAGTTTGCCGAAAAATATCCGAACAGCAAATACCTGCGCGAAACACAAGGTTACGTTAAAGATAGCCAGCAGGGCATTAAACAAGCACAGCGCGTTATTGCCGAAGCCATGAATAATGGAAAGGTGGCAAAAAAACTGGCAAAAAAGGATACCGTTACAACAGCATCTCCATCTGAAAAAAATCAGCCGCAAAAAATACCATATTAA
- a CDS encoding sterol desaturase family protein, with product MQLLINIGILISTIAGMELISWAMHKYLFHGPLWFIHKTHHQQRHGWFELNDLFSIGFAAFALWLMWIGHLSFDYRFWIGTGISIYGIIYFIFHDWFIHNRFKAFKSSNAYLAGIRRAHKMHHKSTEKYPSEEFGLLVASRKWFRS from the coding sequence ATGCAGTTACTGATAAACATAGGGATATTAATATCAACCATAGCTGGTATGGAACTTATTTCGTGGGCTATGCACAAATACCTGTTCCATGGGCCCTTGTGGTTTATCCACAAAACCCACCACCAACAAAGGCATGGTTGGTTCGAGTTGAATGATTTATTCAGTATAGGTTTCGCCGCTTTTGCTTTATGGCTGATGTGGATAGGCCATTTAAGTTTTGATTACCGGTTTTGGATTGGTACCGGTATCAGTATTTATGGCATTATCTACTTTATTTTTCACGATTGGTTTATCCATAACCGCTTTAAAGCCTTTAAAAGCAGTAATGCATATTTAGCCGGTATCCGCAGGGCGCATAAAATGCACCATAAATCAACCGAGAAATATCCTTCGGAAGAGTTTGGGCTGTTGGTGGCGAGTAGGAAGTGGTTTAGGAGTTAG
- a CDS encoding Hsp20/alpha crystallin family protein: MTLVKFNPAKNNGSLMPGFNDVFDSIFNDTFFNDRLTSRVPAANISETEDHYHVELAAPGLKKEDFKLSLDRNVLNVSVDQQSQNNDNHKNYSKREYSYTSWVRSFTLPESANPDNIEATYTNGVLNIDIAKREEAKIVRRQIEIK; this comes from the coding sequence ATGACATTGGTTAAATTCAATCCCGCTAAAAACAACGGATCATTAATGCCAGGCTTTAATGATGTTTTCGATTCCATTTTTAACGACACTTTTTTTAACGATCGCCTCACCAGCCGCGTACCCGCAGCCAACATCAGCGAAACCGAAGACCACTACCATGTAGAACTGGCTGCACCGGGCCTTAAAAAGGAGGATTTTAAACTGAGCCTTGATCGTAACGTGCTCAACGTATCGGTAGATCAGCAAAGCCAGAACAACGACAACCACAAAAACTACAGCAAACGCGAATACAGCTACACCTCGTGGGTGCGCTCATTCACCCTGCCCGAAAGCGCCAACCCCGATAACATTGAGGCTACCTATACCAACGGCGTGTTAAACATTGATATTGCCAAACGTGAGGAAGCCAAAATAGTGCGCCGCCAAATTGAGATTAAATAA
- a CDS encoding DUF4835 family protein, producing MKKLLLYAALMCFCLKGLAQDLNARVQVLSPKIQVANKRVFQTLETAMKDFLNGRKWSADQILPQERIDCNFVLNVTNWDGSGNFTGELQVQSSRPVFGSSYTSTLLNINDKDISFTYTEGQTIDYTDQSFQSNLSSIMAFYANIIVGLDYDTFSKFGGTPYFLAAQTIVTNAQTSSYGGWKAFDGNVSRYWLSENLNNKLYNPLRTFLYDYHRNGLDLMADNVTKGRKAIDALLPLLQQIDRQRVGSMLPLVFYTAKSDELVSIYSKADNQQRLTAMNLFLQLDPANGNKYQNLQK from the coding sequence ATGAAAAAACTATTACTGTACGCCGCGCTGATGTGCTTTTGCCTTAAAGGGCTTGCCCAGGATTTGAATGCACGCGTACAGGTGCTTTCGCCAAAAATACAGGTGGCCAACAAGCGTGTTTTCCAAACGCTGGAAACCGCCATGAAAGATTTTTTGAACGGCCGCAAATGGAGCGCCGATCAGATTTTACCCCAGGAACGGATTGATTGCAATTTTGTACTAAATGTTACCAACTGGGATGGCAGCGGCAATTTTACCGGCGAGCTGCAGGTACAATCGTCCCGACCGGTGTTTGGCTCATCCTACACATCAACCCTGCTAAACATTAATGATAAGGATATCAGCTTTACCTACACCGAAGGGCAAACTATTGATTATACCGACCAGAGTTTTCAGAGTAACCTGAGCTCCATCATGGCTTTTTATGCCAATATTATTGTGGGGCTGGATTATGATACTTTTTCGAAATTTGGCGGCACGCCTTATTTTTTAGCAGCACAAACCATAGTTACCAACGCCCAAACATCATCATACGGCGGTTGGAAAGCTTTTGATGGTAATGTGAGCCGCTATTGGCTATCTGAAAATCTGAACAATAAGCTATACAATCCGCTTAGGACTTTTTTGTATGATTATCATCGCAACGGCCTCGACCTGATGGCTGATAATGTAACCAAAGGCCGCAAAGCTATCGATGCGTTGTTGCCGCTGTTACAGCAGATAGACAGGCAACGAGTAGGCTCGATGCTGCCATTGGTGTTTTATACTGCGAAAAGCGATGAACTGGTTTCTATTTACAGTAAAGCTGATAACCAGCAGCGCTTAACGGCCATGAATTTGTTTTTGCAATTAGATCCGGCTAATGGTAATAAGTATCAGAATTTGCAGAAATAG
- the coaBC gene encoding bifunctional phosphopantothenoylcysteine decarboxylase/phosphopantothenate--cysteine ligase CoaBC codes for MLKDKNIVLGVCGSIAAYKSATLVRLLVKAGARVKVVMTTDATHFITPLTLSTLSKNPTLVDYFKADTGEWNNHVELGLWADMMVIAPATANTLGKMANGLCDNLLSAVYLSAKCPVYFAPAMDLDMWLHPATRSNVAKLQSYGNVMIPPGNGELASGLHGEGRMAEPEEIVAFLEAESKKKLALADRKILVTAGPTYEAIDPVRFIGNHSSGKMGFAIADELALMGADVTLVTGPTAQVSRQKSVKRIDVTSAAQMLDACLAVYPDVQAAIMSAAVADYTPVEVAGQKIKKQDGGLNIELKKTTDILKTLGEQKRTGQVLVGFALETNDEEMNAISKLQKKNLDFIVLNSLNDEGAGFKGDTNKITIIDSALNKTGFDLKSKEAVARDICNKVAQLING; via the coding sequence ATGCTTAAAGATAAAAACATTGTTTTAGGAGTTTGCGGAAGTATAGCGGCTTATAAGTCGGCTACGTTGGTTCGCTTGTTGGTTAAGGCTGGAGCCCGGGTAAAAGTGGTGATGACCACCGATGCTACCCATTTTATTACGCCGCTCACCCTTTCTACATTATCAAAAAACCCAACGCTGGTTGATTACTTTAAAGCTGATACCGGCGAGTGGAATAACCATGTTGAGCTTGGCCTTTGGGCCGATATGATGGTGATAGCTCCTGCCACTGCCAACACCCTGGGTAAAATGGCTAACGGGCTTTGCGATAACCTGCTTTCGGCGGTTTACCTATCTGCAAAATGCCCGGTGTATTTTGCACCGGCTATGGATCTGGATATGTGGCTGCACCCGGCAACCCGGAGCAATGTGGCAAAACTGCAGTCGTACGGTAATGTAATGATTCCCCCAGGCAATGGCGAGCTGGCCAGTGGTTTGCACGGTGAAGGCCGGATGGCTGAGCCGGAAGAAATTGTAGCTTTTTTGGAGGCTGAATCAAAAAAAAAACTTGCGTTAGCTGATAGGAAAATACTGGTAACTGCCGGGCCTACTTATGAGGCTATTGATCCGGTAAGGTTTATCGGCAACCACTCGTCGGGTAAAATGGGGTTTGCTATCGCGGATGAACTGGCGTTGATGGGTGCTGATGTTACGCTGGTTACCGGGCCTACGGCTCAGGTGAGCAGGCAAAAATCGGTAAAGCGGATTGATGTTACTTCGGCAGCGCAGATGCTGGATGCCTGTTTGGCTGTTTACCCCGATGTACAGGCTGCTATTATGAGTGCTGCTGTGGCCGATTATACGCCTGTTGAAGTAGCCGGGCAGAAAATAAAAAAGCAGGACGGCGGCCTGAATATCGAACTAAAAAAAACTACTGATATTTTAAAAACCCTTGGCGAACAAAAACGTACAGGCCAGGTATTGGTTGGCTTTGCGCTTGAAACCAATGATGAAGAAATGAACGCAATAAGCAAGCTGCAAAAGAAAAATCTTGATTTTATTGTGTTAAATTCGCTTAATGATGAGGGGGCGGGTTTTAAGGGCGATACCAATAAAATAACCATTATTGACAGCGCACTTAATAAAACCGGTTTTGATTTGAAAAGTAAGGAAGCCGTAGCCCGCGATATTTGTAACAAAGTTGCCCAATTGATAAACGGATGA
- the lpdA gene encoding dihydrolipoyl dehydrogenase has product MQYDVIVIGSGPGGYVAAIRCAQLGLKTAIVEKYNTLGGTCLNVGCIPSKALLDSSEHYHNAAHAFKTHGINLDNLGIDFGQMIKRKQQVVDANTSGISYLMKKNKIDTHFGVGSFKDKNTIIVKKNDGTTAELTTKNVIIATGSKPSALPFLPVDKKRIITSTEALSLSEVPKHLVLIGGGVIGLELGSVYARLGAKVSVIEYMDGIIPTMDKGLGRELQKVLTKLGMEFYLGHKVTGAVVNGDEVTVSFDTPKGEKKELKGDYCLVAVGRVAYTDGLGLENIGITVEERGRKITVNDHLETSVKGVYAIGDVIKGAMLAHKAEDEGTLVAEIIVGQKPHIDYNLIPGVVYTWPEVAAVGQTEEQLKAAGVKYKTGSFPFKASGRARASGDLDGFVKVLADATTDEILGVHMIGPRAADMIAEAVVAMEYRASAEDISRMSHAHPTYTEAMREACLAATENRAIHI; this is encoded by the coding sequence ATGCAATATGATGTTATAGTTATCGGTTCGGGGCCGGGTGGTTATGTAGCCGCTATCCGTTGCGCCCAACTGGGTTTAAAAACCGCTATTGTTGAAAAGTATAATACCCTTGGCGGTACCTGCCTTAATGTAGGCTGTATTCCGTCAAAGGCACTGCTCGATTCGTCTGAGCATTATCATAATGCTGCCCATGCTTTTAAAACTCATGGCATCAATCTGGATAACCTGGGTATCGATTTCGGGCAGATGATTAAACGCAAGCAACAGGTTGTAGATGCCAATACCAGCGGCATCAGTTACCTGATGAAGAAAAATAAAATTGATACCCATTTTGGTGTGGGATCATTTAAAGATAAAAACACCATCATTGTTAAAAAGAACGATGGCACCACTGCCGAACTTACCACCAAAAACGTAATCATAGCCACTGGTTCAAAACCATCGGCGCTGCCATTTTTACCTGTTGATAAAAAACGCATCATCACATCAACCGAAGCTTTAAGCCTGAGCGAAGTGCCTAAACATTTGGTGCTGATTGGTGGTGGTGTTATAGGTTTGGAGCTTGGTTCGGTTTATGCCCGTTTAGGTGCCAAAGTATCGGTAATTGAATATATGGATGGCATTATCCCAACTATGGATAAAGGTTTGGGCCGCGAACTGCAAAAAGTGCTTACCAAACTGGGTATGGAATTTTATCTTGGCCACAAAGTTACCGGTGCGGTGGTTAATGGCGATGAGGTAACCGTAAGTTTTGATACCCCTAAAGGCGAAAAGAAAGAGTTGAAAGGCGATTACTGCCTGGTAGCTGTTGGTCGTGTTGCTTATACCGATGGTTTAGGTTTGGAAAACATTGGTATCACTGTTGAAGAACGTGGCCGCAAAATTACCGTTAACGATCACCTGGAAACCAGCGTTAAAGGTGTTTACGCCATTGGTGATGTTATTAAAGGTGCTATGCTTGCCCACAAAGCCGAAGATGAAGGCACCCTGGTTGCCGAAATCATAGTAGGCCAGAAACCACATATTGATTACAACCTGATCCCGGGGGTAGTTTATACCTGGCCGGAAGTTGCCGCCGTTGGCCAAACAGAAGAGCAGCTGAAAGCTGCCGGTGTTAAATACAAAACAGGTTCGTTCCCGTTCAAGGCCAGTGGCCGCGCGCGTGCAAGTGGCGACCTGGATGGTTTTGTAAAAGTATTGGCCGATGCTACTACCGATGAGATTTTAGGCGTACATATGATTGGGCCGCGCGCTGCCGATATGATAGCCGAGGCCGTTGTAGCCATGGAGTACCGTGCAAGTGCCGAAGATATTTCGCGCATGAGCCATGCCCACCCAACCTATACCGAAGCCATGCGCGAAGCATGTTTAGCGGCTACCGAAAACAGGGCGATACATATTTAA